One genomic segment of Carassius auratus strain Wakin chromosome 29, ASM336829v1, whole genome shotgun sequence includes these proteins:
- the mcm10 gene encoding protein MCM10 homolog, translating into MTEEENLDMLLSLFAESEGQEQETPAAGEGSDNLDDLFDDDDDDGDPYIELEEEGEDDVAPGNSSSAEGDSDLNKSKEDLEAELKLMQQKMQKLQQQLEASQKTTPPENKPSVQRQTSTKSLTVPQGGLKSPPPTGRESDCSPSSDVTGKLKNKQRTAHHTKAATSVSWASSGQSMIDLPSQPVRDTAKVNRTLKSPPPLKTPPTVCQATPRQSVSPGVAVEKFSGLRLRKPRLSSIDIEQKMANRRLIKLSQLPDRLARDNLENSDWVTFAVLINKITPQSKNNGKTFSIWKLNDLHNLEVNVSLFLFGSVHTDLWKTDTGTVIGILNPNPMKNKDGSSEVCLTVDHPQKVLIVGEAMDFGTCKAKKKNGDSCTQLVNLYECQYCQYHVKAQYKKISSKRAELQSSFTGSAPGKGRGRGSLKERLCKSDFHYGGMSSLACAPSMSAPQPKKQPTIQSVLASIPTKKLVLDSGEVSGCSDDFRGLISMPTPGALNIKKHLGQAKNTAVAGSSVQSISASDLLKQQKEELQQRILARKKRAEEIQKRVLQSSAPSRPNVSRGPLLSPKAASQVQKGSPGLTSCLSGPPVPTLGRGFSEGEDILLDTSPPSSKSLSAAKLAAVRKLQAKGSVIVKDDPNAVKRKRINGDDITERVVRSLSTPTVSDENSVGEEEEPAQKKRREQQEYIQSEEFQRILNAKSSNSWMMGEIEEQAMQEYFEPLVQKEKMEEKMRSIREMKCRAVTCRTCKYTHFKPADRCVEEKHDYQWHDAVKRFFKCPCGQRKICLARMPHGACSHCGLFKWERDGMLKEKKGPKIGGELLLPRGEEQSKFLNSLK; encoded by the exons ATGACAG AGGAGGAGAATCTGGACATGTTGCTGTCTTTATTTGCGGAGAGTGAGGGACAGGAACAGGAGACTCCGGCCGCTGGAGAGGGCAGTGACAATCTGGACGACCTCTtcgatgacgatgatgatgatggtgatccCTATATTGAGCTGGAGGAGGAAGGTGAAGATGATGTGGCGCCTGGGAACTCCAGCTCAGCTGAAGGGGACAGTGACTTGAATAAGTCCAAGGAAGATCTGGAAG CCGAGCTGAAATTAATGCAGCAGAAGATGCAAAAACTACAGCAGCAGCTGGAGGCCTCGCAGAAAACCACACCGCCTGAAAACAAACCCTCCGTCCAGAGACAGACAAGCACTAAGTCCTTAACAGTACCTCAGGGGGGGTTGAAAAGTCCCCCACCAACAGGACGGGAGAGCGATTGCTCTCCTTCATCAGATGTCACAGGAAAGCTGAAAAACAAGCAGAGGACGGCCCACCACACCAAAGCAG CCACTTCAGTAAGCTGGGCTTCTTCTGGCCAGAGTATGATCGACTTGCCATCTCAGCCAGTAAGAGACACTGCGAAAGTAAACCGCACGTTGAAGTCTCCGCCCCCTCTCAAGACTCCTCCCACTGTGTGTCAGGCCACGCCCCGTCAATCGGTCAGTCCAGGGGTTGCCGTGGAGAAGTTCTCAGGTCTCAGACTCAG GAAACCACGCTTGTCTTCCATAGACATTGAGCAAAAAATGGCCAACCGCAGACTGATCAAGCTCTCTCAGTTGCCCGATCGACTGGCCAGGGACAATTTAGAGAACAGCGACTGGGTCACTTTTGCAGTGCTGATAAATAAAATTACCCCACAGAGCAAAAACAAT GGGAAAACCTTCAGCATCTGGAAGCTGAATGATCTTCATAATTTGGAAGTGAATGTGTCTCTCTTCCTGTTCGGGTCTGTTCACACGGATCTGTGGAAGACTGACACTGGGACAGTGATTGGCATCCTCAATCCCAACCCAATGAAGAACAAGGATGGTTCCAGTGAG GTCTGCCTGACAGTGGATCACCCACAGAAGGTCCTTATAGTGGGAGAAGCCATGGACTTTGGCACTTGCAAGGCTAAAAAGAAGAATGGAGACTCTTGCACTCAGCTAGTCAACTTA TATGAATGCCAGTACTGCCAGTACCACGTTAAAGCCCAGTACAAGAAAATTAGCTCGAAAAGGGCAGAGCTTCAGTCCAGCTTCACAGGCTCCGCCCCTGGCAAAGGAAGGGGGCGGGGCAGTTTGAAGGAGCGCCTGTGCAAATCTGACTTCCACTACGGGGGCATGTCCTCACTCGCCTGTGCGCCCTCAAT gtctGCTCCACAGCCAAAGAAACAACCCACTATACAGTCTGTTTTGGCATCCATCCCAACAAAGAAACTTG TTCTGGATTCAGGTGAGGTGTCGGGCTGTTCAGATGACTTCAGAGGCCTGATATCTATGCCCACACCTGGAGCTCTtaatattaaaaagcatttagGACAAGCCAAGAATACAG CTGTTGCAGGATCTTCAGTTCAGTCTATATCTGCGTCCGATCTTCTAAAGCAGCAGAAAGAAGAGCTTCAGCAGAGAATATTGGCTCGAAAGAAGAGGGCGGAAGAGATTCAGAAGAG GGTGCTCCAGAGTAGTGCTCCATCCCGGCCAAATGTAAGCAGGGGTCCCTTGCTCTCCCCGAAAGCAGCCTCGCAGGTTCAGAAAGGGTCACCTGGCCTCACGTCTTGTCTCTCAGGCCCTCCTGTGCCCACTCTAGGCCGTGGCTTTTCAGAAGGAGAAGACATCCTCCTTGATACATCTCCACCTTCATCAAAGAGCCTCTCTGCCGCAAAG TTGGCGGCAGTGAGGAAGCTCCAAGCTAAAGGCTCAGTCATCGTTAAAGATGACCCGAATGCTGTAAAACGCAAGCGAATCAATGGTGATGACATCACAGAGCGAGTGGTGCGTAGTCTCTCCACACCGACAG TATCAGATGAAAATTCAGTCGGTGAGGAGGAGGAGCCAGCTCAGAAAAAGAGGCGGGAACAGCAAGAGTATATCCAATCGGAGGAGTTTCAGCGTATCCTCAACGCCAAGTCCTCAAACTCATGGATGATGGGAGAG ATTGAGGAACAGGCCATGCAGGAGTATTTTGAGCCGCTGGTGCAAAAAGAGAAGATGGAGGAGAAGATGAGGAGCATCCGGGAGATGAAGTGTCGAGCCGTAACCTGTAGAACC TGTAAATACACCCACTTTAAACCAGCGGACCGCTGTGTGGAAGAGAAACACGACTACCAATGGCACGACGCCGTCAAACGCTTCTTCAAATGCCCCTGCGGCCAGAGAAAGATCTGCCTGGCACGGATGCCACATGGAGCCTGCAG CCATTGTGGCCTTTTTAAGTGGGAAAGAGATGGCATGTTAAAG GAGAAAAAGGGACCCAAAATAGGAGGGGAACTACTGTTGCCCCGCGGAGAGGAACAGTCCAAGTTCCTCAACAGTTTAAAGTAG
- the LOC113047954 gene encoding cell division cycle protein 123 homolog, with protein MKKEQVVNCQFSVWYPLFKKHTIKSLILPIPQNVIDYLFDDGTLVVSGSENNSSQTQTNNSDSDEEDVQWTDDETTTAVTAPEFPEFKIRVQEAINILGGRVFPKLNWSAPRDANWIALNSSLQCQSLCDIFLLFKSSDFITHDLTQPFLHCSDDSPDPTINYELVLRKWSELIPGAEFRCFVKENKVIAISQRDYTQHYQHIAKQEDSISSAILEFFRDHIQYQFPDEDFVLDVYRDSSGRVWLIDFNPFGEVTDSLLFTWEELTSGKNLTANQTQEDTALQDRPAFRYTTSDVTVQPSPCLSYRIPRDFLDLTTGEDAYKLIDFLKLKKGQQEEEEESDEEGEGY; from the exons ATGAAGAAAGAGCAGGTTGTAAACTGTCAGTTTTCTGTTTGGTATCCTTTATTCAAGAAACACACTATTAAGAG CTTGATTCTACCTATACCTCAAAAtgtaattgattatttatttgatgacGGGACACTTGTGGTTTCTGGCAG TGAAAACAACAGTTCACAAACACAGACCAATAACAGTGACTCAGATGAGGAGGATGTTCAG TGGACTGATGATGAAACTACGACAGCAGTTACG GCCCCAGAATTCCCAGAGTTCAAGATAAGGGTACAAGAGGCAATAAATATTCTAGGTGGGCGTGTCTTCCCAAAGCTGAACTGGAGCGCCCCTCGG GACGCTAACTGGATTGCCCTGAACAGTTCCTTACAGTGTCAGAGTCTATGCGACATCTTCCTCCTGTTCAAAAGTTCAGATTTCATCACGCATGACCTCACACAGCC ATTCCTCCATTGTAGTGATGATTCTCCAGACCCAACCATAAACTATGAG ttggtGTTGAGAAAATGGAGCGAGCTCATTCCAGGAGCGGAATTCCGCTGCTTTGTGAAAGAGAACAAAGTAATCG CAATTAGTCAGAGAGATTACACACAACATTACCAGCACATCGCCAAACAAGAGGACAGCATCTCCTCCGCAATACTGGAGTTCTTTAGAGATCACATTCAATACCAGTTCCCAGACGAGGACT tcgtCCTGGACGTTTACAGAGACAGCTCA GGACGGGTGTGGTTGATTGACTTCAACCCGTTTGGTGAAGTCACAGACTCTTTGCTTTTCACGTGGGAGGAGCTAACATCTGGCAAAAATCTCACAGCCAATCAAACGCAAGAAGACACAGCACTGCAG GACAGACCTGCATTCCGTTACACCACAAGTGATGTCACTGTGCAGCCCAGCCCATGTCTGTCCTACAGAATCCCACGAGACTTCCTGGACCTGACCACAGGAGAAGATGCCTATAAACTCATTGATTTTCTTAAGCTG AAGAAGGgtcagcaggaggaggaggaggagtctgATGAAGAAGGGGAGGGATATTAG